In Aegilops tauschii subsp. strangulata cultivar AL8/78 chromosome 3, Aet v6.0, whole genome shotgun sequence, one genomic interval encodes:
- the LOC109749901 gene encoding uncharacterized protein, which yields MHWSERPVTWTREDHPAVTPNPGGYALVLNPTIITPQRTCKFSRVFIDGGSSINILYRDTMTMLGLEAKDLEPTRTIFHGIVPDFSCSPIGRVRLDVLFGDSSHFRCEPIWFEVVDLSSAYHALAKFMVVPHYAYLKMKRPGPKGLVTITGDYRKSLECARDGAKLAKSPIIAEERRQLDRVVTLANETSAALIPAEESADEASFKPSKETKKVKLNPKDPSCSKYVVVGTRLDSK from the coding sequence ATGCACTGGTCGGAGCGCCCGGTCACCTGGACTCGGGAGGATCACCCGGCCGTCACGCCGAACCCGGGTGGTTACGCCCTTGTCCTCAACCCCACCATCATCACACCTCAGCGCACGTGCAAGTTCTCCCGGGTTTTcatcgacggcggcagcagcatcaacatcctctaccgcgacaccatgaCCATGCTTGGCCTCGAGGCCAAAGACCTGGAGCCGACCCGGACGATCTTCCACGGCATCGTTCCCGACTTCTCATGCTCTCCAATCGGCCGGGTCCGACTCGACGTCCTTTTCGGCGACAGCAGCCACTTCCGATGCGAGCcaatctggtttgaagtggtggaccTGTCTAGCGCGTACCACGCGCTCGCCAAGTTTATGGTGgtcccccactacgcctacctgaagatgaagcgGCCGGGTCCGAAGGGCCTTGTCACCATCACCGGTGACTACCGCAAGTCCCTGGAGTGCGCCCGAGACGGTGCCAAACTGGCCAAGTCACCGATCATAGCTGAGGAGCGGCGCCAGCTCGACCGGGTCGTCACCCTGGCCAACGAGACGTCTGCCGCGCTGATCCCGGCCGAAGAGTCGGCCGACGAGGCCTCgttcaagccctccaaggagaccaagaaagtgAAGCTGAACCCGAaagaccccagctgcagcaagtaTGTTGTCGTGGGAACCCgcctcgatagcaaatag